The Cellulophaga sp. L1A9 genome window below encodes:
- a CDS encoding right-handed parallel beta-helix repeat-containing protein has product MKNYLFILIYFFCGSMLSSAYALNIYVSPNGSDANSGKKNNPLATFGAAQKKARAYAGKETVTIYFLDGVYYLPETIVFTQQDSGSEKYPIVYRAQNEGGAVLSGGLKLELQWTPYRDGIFQAKTPKGMIIDQVFIDGSNQRMARYPNYDASKKTEAYQGYAADAFSKERAEGWKNPKGGYIHAMHSKRWGGYHYVITGKNADGEVNYEGGWQNNRQLGMHPEYRMAENIFEELDAAGEWFHDELSQTLYYKPEETTDLATAKLEVVRLKQLIDFQGSIENPVKHISLQGFVVRHAARTFMETKEPMVRSDWTIFRGGAFMLTGTEDIQILDCEFDQVGGNAIFVNTYNRRTLIKGNYIHHTGASGICFVGDPKALRNPLFEYGETNEFSEIDRTPGPKTENYPSLGIVEDCLIHDIGMVERQPAGVEITMAMEITVRDCSIYDCARSGINIGDGAFGGHLIERCDVFNTVLETHDHGFFNSWGRDRYWRLKNFDIEKDPDLPFADAIKTTIIRNSRWRCDHGWDIDLDDGSTYYDIYNNLMLAGGLKLREGYRRRAWNNITVNNTFHPHVWYENSEDEVYSNIFMFTYQGVNVPKQETAGKRVDSNLIFDAELTQIFGWDVHSIVANPQFIDPENGDFRVKEGSPAFDIGFKNFPMDQFGVKKPSLKAIAKTPEIPALGVSDQLIKSDRTKRKPKATIWMGATISGLSGMEFSAYGVSKEDGGIALKKAPQNSQAANIGLLEGDLILNVNGKKVANEKQFLQLLESANASPVTLKVVREQKEILIKTTL; this is encoded by the coding sequence ATGAAAAATTACCTATTTATTTTAATTTATTTCTTCTGTGGAAGCATGTTGTCTTCAGCATATGCTTTGAATATTTATGTAAGTCCAAATGGTTCGGATGCCAATAGCGGTAAGAAAAATAATCCTTTGGCGACCTTCGGTGCCGCTCAAAAAAAAGCACGTGCTTATGCAGGTAAAGAGACTGTAACAATCTATTTTTTAGATGGGGTTTATTATTTACCTGAAACCATCGTTTTCACTCAGCAAGATTCTGGTTCAGAAAAATACCCGATTGTATATCGAGCGCAAAATGAAGGCGGTGCGGTGTTAAGCGGAGGTTTAAAGTTAGAACTTCAATGGACACCGTATCGTGATGGCATATTTCAGGCAAAAACACCAAAAGGAATGATCATAGATCAGGTTTTTATTGATGGATCAAACCAACGTATGGCACGATATCCTAATTACGATGCAAGTAAAAAAACGGAAGCCTATCAAGGCTACGCAGCAGATGCTTTTTCAAAGGAACGCGCTGAAGGATGGAAGAATCCTAAAGGGGGTTATATTCATGCTATGCATTCAAAACGTTGGGGTGGTTATCATTACGTAATCACCGGAAAAAATGCTGATGGTGAGGTGAATTATGAAGGTGGTTGGCAAAACAATCGCCAGTTAGGAATGCATCCCGAGTACCGTATGGCAGAAAATATTTTCGAAGAATTGGATGCCGCAGGCGAGTGGTTTCATGATGAACTTTCACAGACTTTATACTATAAACCTGAAGAAACTACAGATTTAGCTACAGCCAAGCTGGAAGTTGTTCGGTTAAAGCAATTGATAGACTTTCAAGGTTCAATTGAGAATCCAGTGAAACACATTTCTTTACAAGGTTTTGTAGTAAGGCACGCTGCCAGAACGTTTATGGAAACCAAAGAACCGATGGTACGTTCTGATTGGACAATTTTTAGAGGTGGTGCCTTTATGTTGACAGGTACGGAAGATATCCAGATTTTAGATTGTGAATTTGATCAGGTTGGTGGAAATGCCATCTTTGTGAATACCTATAACCGTCGTACACTAATAAAAGGCAATTACATTCACCATACAGGGGCAAGTGGTATCTGTTTTGTGGGCGATCCAAAGGCCTTACGCAATCCATTATTTGAATATGGAGAGACTAATGAATTTTCAGAAATTGATAGAACACCTGGGCCAAAAACAGAAAATTATCCATCTTTGGGCATTGTAGAAGACTGTTTGATTCATGATATTGGAATGGTGGAACGACAGCCAGCAGGAGTTGAAATAACCATGGCGATGGAAATTACTGTAAGGGATTGTTCAATTTATGATTGTGCACGTTCAGGGATCAATATTGGAGATGGCGCTTTTGGCGGTCATTTAATTGAACGTTGTGATGTGTTTAATACCGTCTTGGAAACACATGATCACGGATTTTTTAACTCATGGGGAAGAGATAGGTATTGGCGCCTTAAAAACTTTGATATAGAAAAAGATCCAGATTTGCCTTTTGCAGATGCGATAAAAACTACCATCATTCGCAACAGTCGTTGGCGTTGTGATCATGGTTGGGACATTGATTTAGATGATGGTTCTACCTATTATGATATTTATAATAATTTAATGTTGGCAGGTGGTTTAAAACTTCGCGAAGGTTACAGAAGACGTGCATGGAACAATATCACGGTGAACAATACCTTTCATCCACATGTGTGGTATGAAAATAGTGAAGATGAAGTATACTCTAATATCTTCATGTTTACCTATCAAGGCGTCAATGTTCCGAAACAGGAGACAGCTGGAAAACGCGTTGATAGCAATTTAATATTTGATGCAGAACTCACTCAAATATTCGGTTGGGATGTGCATTCCATAGTTGCCAATCCTCAATTCATAGATCCTGAAAATGGAGATTTTAGAGTGAAAGAAGGCTCACCTGCATTTGATATAGGTTTTAAAAACTTTCCGATGGATCAATTTGGAGTTAAAAAACCGTCACTAAAAGCAATAGCAAAAACCCCTGAAATACCAGCATTAGGTGTTTCTGATCAGCTTATAAAAAGTGACCGCACTAAAAGAAAGCCTAAGGCCACAATTTGGATGGGCGCTACTATTAGTGGTTTATCTGGTATGGAATTTTCTGCCTATGGCGTATCTAAAGAGGACGGAGGAATAGCTTTAAAAAAAGCACCTCAAAATTCACAAGCTGCCAATATTGGGCTTTTGGAAGGCGATCTTATTTTAAATGTCAATGGAAAAAAGGTGGCTAATGAAAAGCAGTTTTTGCAACTTTTGGAAAGCGCTAATGCTTCTCCAGTCACTTTAAAGGTAGTTCGTGAACAGAAAGAAATCTTAATTAAAACAACCTTATGA
- a CDS encoding alpha-L-fucosidase yields MKSCSYYLILSMLFFTTNLLKAQKINEVKPSDKDLMSWFRDARFGMFIHFGASTSEDFLEEGLNKTEKYEASVKNFNPVDFDANEWVRIAKDAGMKYIVFTTKHHDGFCKWDSKLTDWDVMDATPFKRDIVGELAKACKEAGIELGFYYSIADWHHPEYDPSYSNRNGFHFNPNPDADITKYMDYMYGQIKELCENYQPKLFWFDGSAGFRNPNKKRLLGQQEMADLLNSYGAISNSRLGDNDTLEYVNYLSMGDNMTPSGNIGVDFESAQTMNDNWHFKADDNHWKSPATMLEKLIDITGNGGNYLLNVGPDSKGVIPLESQERLKIMGDWLKKNGAAIYGTQASPYPYEFNWGSITQRHQEKTMTLYLNVVDWPKNGVFKLYGLSNKVVQASLLASSQTLSYDSDFNAATGTNIISIKIPKTAPDPFVSVVALQIEGKAKMEQTFLQQLDGTVILDAFRSTIHDNEFVANKPLRPIDQRIFTVLKKDEGIMPTRGMTVGLDEAGQALSWDFRVIKPGRYKVAVVCSVKEEEYLKADGSMRVTLGEQSVENKLIEHERWDNERMATEMKCAVTILGTIKINKVGMHTLTLEVSSDFKDSKPNVISVQLLPVDH; encoded by the coding sequence ATGAAAAGTTGTAGTTATTATTTAATATTATCAATGTTGTTTTTCACAACCAATTTGTTAAAGGCTCAAAAAATAAATGAAGTGAAACCATCAGATAAAGACTTGATGAGTTGGTTTCGAGATGCCAGATTTGGTATGTTTATTCATTTTGGCGCATCTACTTCAGAAGATTTTTTGGAAGAAGGTCTTAATAAAACAGAAAAGTATGAAGCATCTGTTAAAAACTTTAATCCCGTTGATTTCGATGCCAATGAATGGGTGCGTATTGCCAAGGATGCGGGTATGAAATATATAGTTTTTACCACCAAGCATCACGATGGGTTTTGTAAATGGGATTCTAAATTAACAGATTGGGATGTGATGGATGCAACCCCTTTTAAAAGAGATATTGTTGGAGAATTGGCAAAAGCTTGTAAAGAAGCTGGTATTGAACTTGGTTTTTACTATTCAATTGCCGATTGGCATCATCCAGAATATGATCCTTCATACAGCAACCGTAACGGTTTTCATTTTAACCCTAATCCAGATGCGGATATTACCAAATATATGGATTATATGTATGGACAGATAAAGGAATTGTGCGAAAATTATCAGCCCAAATTGTTTTGGTTTGATGGCTCTGCGGGTTTTAGAAACCCAAATAAAAAGCGATTGTTAGGTCAACAAGAAATGGCGGATTTATTGAATTCTTATGGTGCAATTTCCAATAGTCGTTTAGGTGATAATGATACCTTGGAGTATGTAAATTACCTGTCTATGGGAGATAATATGACACCTTCAGGAAATATAGGTGTAGATTTTGAATCGGCGCAAACAATGAATGATAACTGGCATTTTAAAGCAGATGACAATCATTGGAAATCGCCAGCAACGATGCTCGAAAAGTTAATAGATATCACTGGTAACGGTGGAAATTATTTGTTAAATGTGGGTCCTGATAGTAAAGGTGTTATCCCTTTAGAATCACAAGAACGACTTAAAATAATGGGTGATTGGCTTAAAAAAAATGGAGCGGCTATTTATGGAACTCAAGCAAGTCCCTATCCTTATGAATTCAATTGGGGATCAATCACACAGCGACATCAGGAAAAAACCATGACTTTATATCTTAATGTGGTGGATTGGCCAAAAAATGGCGTTTTTAAATTATACGGACTTAGCAATAAGGTAGTTCAAGCTTCTCTTTTGGCAAGCAGCCAAACACTTTCTTATGATTCGGATTTTAATGCAGCCACAGGCACAAATATAATTTCCATTAAAATACCTAAGACGGCACCAGACCCTTTTGTATCTGTAGTTGCTTTGCAAATAGAAGGTAAAGCTAAAATGGAACAGACATTTTTGCAACAACTGGATGGAACAGTCATTTTAGACGCCTTTAGATCAACCATCCACGATAATGAATTTGTTGCTAATAAACCACTTCGTCCAATAGATCAAAGAATATTTACGGTTTTAAAGAAAGATGAAGGAATAATGCCTACTCGAGGAATGACCGTTGGGCTTGATGAAGCCGGACAAGCGCTAAGCTGGGATTTTAGAGTGATAAAACCAGGTAGGTATAAAGTAGCTGTAGTTTGTAGCGTAAAAGAAGAAGAATATTTGAAGGCCGATGGGAGTATGCGTGTAACTTTGGGAGAACAATCGGTTGAAAATAAGTTGATTGAACACGAACGTTGGGATAATGAAAGAATGGCAACCGAAATGAAATGTGCTGTCACTATACTTGGAACTATTAAAATTAATAAAGTAGGCATGCATACGCTAACGCTTGAAGTAAGCTCCGATTTTAAGGACTCCAAACCAAATGTGATAAGTGTACAATTATTACCAGTAGATCATTAA
- a CDS encoding glycoside hydrolase family 172 protein, translating to MKNIKITKILILSLLLTITTVSFSYSQSKKNISIETLLYEMIDRDMVAKFPQNNFRLKQESSYNRASVSPQDSVGWFTNHDFNRTDEDHNFLRIEENNGQKEWVLMDHQGAGAIVRTWMPFRSTKNPKTDIIIKFYLDGAEQPTFEGNMLGLLDGTDLFPFPLAHKSIRSAVSFFPIPYAKSCKVTVTKRPFFYQFTYREYEEGTRIKTFTMEDYQKAKPQINEVCETLLNPQYTITGKAVKLQSVLAKNEEKSVVLPEGTSALKNLSIKLGDYSDSLVTRSVVLKIEFDGQQTVWCPIGDFFGSGIGLNPFQGWYRTVSEEGTMSCRWVMPYQKSGKVTLLNLGDKPVNIQLDATVGNWVWDENSLYFNAAWRGQNPVPTRPFSDWNYVTIKGRGVYVGDALTIMNPVEQWWGEGDEKIWVDGEDFPSIFGTGTEDYYAYSWGGMSTDFYEHPFHAQPYSHKYNKLNGKTEIGERNTKGLSTETRTRSLDVMPFGSSLQLDMEVWSGTDCDMVYGVGVYWYGDVTTTSNRTPDPKGVLSNF from the coding sequence ATGAAAAATATAAAAATAACTAAAATATTAATCTTAAGCCTTCTCTTAACAATAACAACGGTCTCGTTTTCTTACTCCCAATCAAAAAAGAATATTAGTATAGAGACGCTTCTTTATGAAATGATAGATCGCGATATGGTGGCAAAATTTCCCCAAAACAATTTTCGTTTAAAACAGGAAAGCAGTTATAATCGTGCTTCGGTAAGTCCTCAAGACTCAGTAGGATGGTTTACAAACCATGATTTTAATCGTACTGACGAAGATCATAATTTTTTACGAATTGAAGAAAATAATGGTCAAAAAGAGTGGGTGTTGATGGATCATCAGGGTGCTGGTGCAATCGTACGTACCTGGATGCCGTTTCGAAGCACGAAAAATCCAAAAACAGATATTATCATCAAGTTTTATTTGGATGGAGCAGAACAACCTACATTTGAAGGGAATATGCTTGGGCTTTTAGATGGTACGGATCTTTTCCCTTTTCCTTTGGCACATAAATCTATAAGATCTGCCGTTTCTTTTTTTCCTATTCCTTATGCAAAAAGTTGCAAGGTCACAGTAACAAAAAGACCTTTTTTTTACCAATTCACTTATAGGGAATATGAAGAAGGAACACGTATAAAAACCTTTACTATGGAAGATTATCAAAAAGCAAAACCCCAAATAAATGAAGTTTGTGAAACGCTTTTGAATCCTCAATATACAATAACTGGTAAAGCGGTCAAATTACAGAGTGTTTTAGCTAAGAATGAAGAAAAGTCCGTTGTATTGCCAGAAGGTACTTCTGCTCTCAAAAACCTTTCGATTAAGCTTGGTGATTACTCAGATTCTTTAGTGACACGTTCGGTTGTTCTTAAAATAGAATTTGATGGACAACAAACAGTTTGGTGCCCTATTGGCGATTTCTTTGGATCAGGGATTGGACTAAATCCGTTTCAGGGATGGTATCGTACGGTAAGTGAAGAAGGAACAATGTCATGTCGTTGGGTAATGCCTTACCAGAAATCAGGAAAGGTAACTCTTCTCAATCTAGGTGATAAACCTGTAAATATTCAATTGGATGCTACGGTTGGAAATTGGGTATGGGATGAAAACAGTTTGTACTTTAATGCTGCATGGAGAGGGCAAAATCCTGTGCCTACACGTCCTTTTTCCGATTGGAATTATGTAACGATTAAAGGACGTGGTGTATATGTGGGAGATGCCTTAACCATTATGAACCCTGTTGAGCAATGGTGGGGAGAAGGAGATGAGAAAATATGGGTAGATGGTGAAGATTTTCCATCTATTTTTGGTACAGGTACAGAAGATTACTATGCGTACTCTTGGGGAGGTATGAGTACTGATTTTTATGAACATCCTTTTCATGCGCAGCCATACAGCCACAAGTATAATAAGTTAAACGGAAAAACAGAAATAGGTGAGCGAAACACCAAAGGACTGAGCACAGAAACGCGTACCCGTTCGCTGGACGTCATGCCATTTGGAAGTTCATTACAATTAGATATGGAAGTTTGGAGTGGAACAGATTGTGATATGGTTTATGGTGTTGGAGTTTATTGGTATGGTGATGTTACAACTACATCCAACCGTACTCCTGATCCTAAAGGTGTTTTATCAAATTTTTAA
- a CDS encoding sulfatase-like hydrolase/transferase — protein sequence MDTNCDLLGFKFDAWEGGHRIPFIAHWPNKINAGEVSDQLICNVDMLATFAALTEQELEQGQGQDSKNILGAITGETNKQIRDEVLLAPKKTSHLAIRKGNWLYIGAQGGGGFASGKQGTHAFGGPAAISFAENVNSDIEIGKIKADAPPAQLYNLETDLYETKNLYNLYPEKVKQMKALLKSYQVEK from the coding sequence ATGGACACAAATTGTGATTTACTAGGTTTTAAGTTTGATGCTTGGGAAGGCGGTCATCGTATTCCTTTTATTGCGCATTGGCCTAATAAAATAAATGCTGGAGAAGTGTCTGATCAGTTGATTTGTAATGTGGATATGCTTGCCACTTTCGCAGCACTTACAGAACAGGAATTGGAGCAAGGACAAGGTCAGGATAGTAAAAACATATTAGGAGCAATTACTGGCGAAACCAATAAACAGATAAGAGACGAAGTGCTTTTAGCGCCAAAAAAAACCTCTCATTTAGCTATTCGTAAAGGTAACTGGTTATATATAGGAGCTCAAGGTGGAGGTGGGTTTGCTTCTGGAAAACAAGGTACGCATGCTTTTGGTGGGCCAGCAGCCATATCTTTCGCTGAAAATGTCAATAGTGATATTGAAATTGGTAAAATAAAAGCAGATGCACCACCTGCACAGCTCTATAATTTGGAAACGGATTTATATGAAACAAAAAATTTGTATAACCTATATCCCGAAAAAGTAAAACAGATGAAAGCATTATTAAAATCTTATCAAGTAGAAAAGTAA
- a CDS encoding sulfatase-like hydrolase/transferase: MSQLSFAQVNQKLPNIVLINADDLGYGDLGCYGATKLQTPNIDKLAKEGRMFTDAHSASAVCTPSRYALLTGEYPIRHGNLNNPIFLKNKLVIDTQKETIASVLKKAGYATACIGKWHLGFGTTEPVNWNKPLNPGPNVLGFDYYYGVPVVNSHPPFVYVENHDVVGLTEADPFVYENKAKTREVFEKMNLDDIGGADNAHALYVDDQVGTHLKEKALGWMKEQKEKPFFLYFATTNIHHPFTPAPQFLGTSESGLYGDFVHELDWIVGEVMQTLKEMGVAENTLVIFTSDNGGMFNATRQKAWKDGHKL; encoded by the coding sequence TTGAGTCAACTAAGCTTTGCACAAGTAAATCAAAAACTTCCTAATATTGTTTTAATAAATGCAGATGATTTAGGCTATGGAGATTTAGGATGTTATGGAGCAACAAAACTTCAAACACCGAATATCGACAAACTGGCCAAAGAAGGACGAATGTTTACTGATGCGCATTCTGCGTCAGCTGTTTGTACACCATCGCGATATGCCTTACTTACAGGAGAGTACCCTATTAGACATGGTAATTTAAACAATCCTATTTTTCTCAAAAATAAATTAGTAATTGATACCCAAAAAGAGACTATAGCATCCGTATTAAAAAAAGCGGGTTATGCAACGGCTTGTATTGGAAAATGGCATTTAGGCTTTGGGACAACAGAGCCTGTTAATTGGAACAAACCATTAAACCCCGGACCAAATGTACTTGGTTTTGATTATTACTACGGTGTACCAGTGGTAAATAGTCATCCTCCTTTTGTATATGTTGAAAATCATGATGTGGTAGGGCTGACGGAAGCCGACCCATTTGTGTATGAAAACAAAGCCAAAACAAGAGAAGTTTTTGAAAAAATGAATTTGGATGATATTGGAGGAGCCGATAATGCCCATGCATTATATGTTGATGATCAAGTAGGAACTCATTTAAAAGAAAAAGCCTTAGGTTGGATGAAAGAGCAAAAAGAGAAGCCTTTCTTTCTATATTTTGCTACAACAAACATTCACCATCCTTTTACTCCAGCACCACAATTTTTAGGAACAAGTGAAAGTGGTTTGTATGGTGATTTTGTTCATGAATTAGACTGGATTGTTGGTGAGGTCATGCAAACACTTAAAGAAATGGGTGTAGCTGAAAATACCTTGGTTATTTTCACAAGTGATAATGGGGGGATGTTTAATGCTACAAGGCAAAAAGCTTGGAAAGATGGACACAAATTGTGA
- a CDS encoding acetylxylan esterase has protein sequence MRLRYREYILFVLLYAVSFLMVAQHNKKSLVEQLDPKVFQAPKVYWESSKDQGNIKALFYETLEYKGKPTRAFAYLGIPKSEKPVPAMVLVHGGGGRAFYEWVKNWNDRGYAAIAMSLEGHVSDEKGEEKYLHAYSGPQRVGRFDDIEAPLKEQWMYHAVSDILLANSLVAALPEVDANRIGITGISWGGILSSLVSGVDNRLKCAIPVYGAGFLYESKGHFGDEGDNSLKVIEDKKFWDPARQFSKGSVPTLWVNGDSDAHFSLNITSHSFEVTKDHAFMSIHPSMKHGHPPGWKPNEVPEIYEFADHILKGKTPGLGSVSQQPFGRKSIVKYNSEVPVLKATLYYQKKSLTYTKLESEKHPHPEPWCSKSLVLKAKNQLVKVKVPKGCKAYYVNLEDERGVIISSQLIEL, from the coding sequence ATGAGATTGAGATATAGAGAATATATTTTATTTGTTTTGTTGTATGCTGTTAGTTTTTTAATGGTAGCACAGCATAATAAGAAAAGCTTAGTTGAACAGTTAGATCCAAAAGTTTTTCAAGCGCCTAAGGTGTATTGGGAATCGTCTAAAGACCAAGGAAACATTAAGGCTTTGTTTTATGAAACACTTGAATATAAAGGAAAACCAACAAGAGCTTTTGCATATTTAGGAATCCCTAAAAGCGAAAAACCTGTACCTGCAATGGTTTTAGTTCATGGTGGTGGTGGTCGGGCTTTTTACGAATGGGTAAAAAATTGGAATGATAGAGGATATGCTGCTATAGCGATGAGTTTGGAAGGACATGTTAGTGATGAGAAAGGCGAAGAGAAATATTTGCACGCATATAGTGGTCCGCAGCGTGTAGGACGTTTTGATGATATTGAAGCACCACTTAAAGAGCAATGGATGTATCATGCCGTTTCCGATATTTTACTAGCAAATTCGCTTGTAGCAGCGTTGCCGGAAGTAGATGCTAACCGCATTGGTATAACGGGTATTTCATGGGGTGGTATTTTAAGTAGTTTGGTATCGGGAGTTGATAATAGATTAAAGTGCGCTATTCCTGTCTATGGTGCCGGGTTTTTGTATGAATCCAAAGGACATTTTGGAGATGAAGGCGATAATAGTTTAAAAGTTATTGAGGATAAAAAGTTTTGGGATCCTGCACGTCAGTTTTCCAAAGGTTCAGTTCCTACGCTTTGGGTAAATGGAGATAGTGATGCACATTTCTCTTTAAATATTACATCGCATTCATTTGAGGTTACAAAAGATCATGCTTTTATGAGTATTCATCCAAGTATGAAACATGGTCATCCTCCAGGATGGAAACCTAATGAAGTTCCTGAAATTTATGAATTTGCAGACCATATTTTAAAAGGGAAAACACCAGGATTAGGATCTGTTTCTCAGCAACCTTTTGGACGTAAGAGTATTGTAAAATATAATTCCGAGGTTCCTGTTTTAAAAGCTACTTTATATTATCAAAAAAAGAGTTTAACCTATACTAAATTAGAAAGTGAAAAACATCCACATCCAGAACCATGGTGTTCTAAATCTTTAGTATTAAAAGCCAAAAATCAATTGGTGAAAGTAAAGGTACCAAAAGGCTGTAAAGCCTATTATGTGAATTTAGAGGATGAGCGAGGAGTAATTATATCCTCACAACTTATAGAATTATAA
- a CDS encoding arylsulfatase, translating into MKNKSQFIVIMLFALTCSMSAQNKSLKNTRPNIILVMTDDQGMGDLACMGNEVLKTPNIDDFYGKSTRFTDFQVSPTCAPTRSAIMSGNRPFEVGVTHTILQRERMALNVFTMPQALQSAGYKTGLFGKWHLGDDEAYLPTNRGFDEVLMHGAGGIGQTRYGDFPPNEENLYFDNVLLHNDTIVKTKGFCTDVFFDSALAWIKKQNDADELYFAYVALNAPHAPLVAPEEYKKRFLDLGYDDGTAGRYGMIENIDDNFGEMMQKLKAWNALENTLVIFMTDNGATHLSGSLNGEKVTHFNANLRGGKNSPFEGGTHVPAFWYWKGKLGEGVDVDGLTSHIDMYQTFSELAGVELPKQMQELSGRSLVPLLENPKAQWSDRELFIHCGRWPEGKREEAKYAKSAVRTEQWRLDNNSQLYNIPIDPSEENDVAVQNPEVVAQLRSAYDIWWENVKPLMVNEDLPMVAPEDQPFAKRYNKQLQEFGIPDWAPQQF; encoded by the coding sequence ATGAAAAATAAATCACAATTTATTGTAATAATGCTATTCGCACTGACATGCTCAATGTCAGCTCAAAATAAATCACTTAAAAACACCAGACCAAATATCATTTTGGTAATGACCGATGATCAAGGTATGGGCGATTTGGCGTGTATGGGTAATGAAGTTTTAAAAACACCCAACATTGATGATTTTTACGGAAAATCAACGCGGTTTACTGATTTTCAGGTGAGTCCAACCTGTGCACCTACAAGATCTGCAATTATGAGCGGTAATCGTCCTTTTGAAGTGGGTGTAACACATACGATCTTGCAGCGTGAACGTATGGCGTTGAACGTATTTACGATGCCACAAGCATTGCAATCCGCAGGTTATAAAACTGGTCTTTTTGGTAAATGGCATTTGGGGGATGACGAAGCATATCTTCCAACAAACCGCGGCTTTGATGAGGTGTTGATGCACGGTGCAGGAGGTATCGGACAAACTAGATACGGGGATTTTCCTCCTAATGAAGAAAATTTATATTTTGATAATGTATTACTCCACAATGATACTATTGTTAAAACTAAAGGTTTTTGTACCGATGTGTTTTTTGATTCGGCTCTTGCTTGGATTAAAAAGCAAAATGATGCTGATGAACTATACTTTGCATACGTAGCTTTAAATGCACCACATGCACCATTGGTGGCACCCGAAGAATATAAAAAACGCTTCTTAGATTTAGGATATGATGATGGCACCGCAGGTAGGTATGGTATGATTGAAAATATTGACGATAATTTTGGCGAAATGATGCAAAAATTGAAAGCATGGAATGCCTTGGAAAACACACTTGTAATTTTTATGACAGACAATGGCGCAACGCATTTAAGTGGTAGTCTTAACGGAGAAAAAGTAACGCATTTTAATGCCAATTTACGTGGTGGAAAAAATTCACCTTTTGAAGGAGGTACACATGTACCAGCTTTTTGGTATTGGAAAGGTAAATTAGGAGAGGGAGTTGATGTTGACGGATTAACATCTCATATTGATATGTACCAAACTTTTTCAGAATTAGCTGGCGTAGAATTACCTAAACAAATGCAAGAATTAAGTGGTAGATCTTTAGTACCGTTATTAGAGAATCCTAAGGCTCAATGGTCTGATAGAGAATTGTTTATTCATTGTGGACGATGGCCAGAAGGTAAGCGAGAAGAAGCAAAATATGCTAAATCTGCTGTGAGAACTGAACAATGGCGCCTAGATAATAATAGTCAATTGTATAATATCCCAATAGATCCATCTGAAGAAAATGACGTGGCAGTACAAAATCCTGAGGTCGTTGCTCAGTTGCGCAGTGCATATGATATTTGGTGGGAGAACGTAAAGCCATTAATGGTGAATGAAGATTTACCAATGGTGGCACCGGAAGATCAGCCTTTTGCCAAACGCTATAACAAACAATTACAAGAGTTTGGAATACCTGATTGGGCTCCTCAACAATTTTAG